From a region of the Myroides sp. JBRI-B21084 genome:
- a CDS encoding B12-binding domain-containing radical SAM protein, which translates to METQILLITPPFTQLNTPYPGTVYLKGFLNTKNILSYQADLGIEVILDLFSKQGLTDLFAYIEGKNQVLNENSQRIVALKNSYIYSIDAVIQFLQSKNPTLANAIVQDDFLPQASRFSQLDALDWAFGSMGFQDQAKHLATLYLEDLADLIIDTVDEDFGFSRYAERLGRSANSFDQLYKKITDEPTYIDQITLKKIDALVQKTNPKIIGFSVPFPGNLYSAFRCAQHIKKQYPYIKTVMGGGFPNTELRSINDVRVFNFFDFINLDDGEAPTEQLIRFVNGEISVNDLKRTFLLKNEEVVFINNPLIKDYKQKEIGCPDYTDIDLSQYISVIEVVNPMHRLWSDGRWNKLTMAHGCYWGKCTFCDISLDYIKIYEPIAAKEIVDRMEQLIKTTNSNGFHFVDEAAPPALMREVALEILKRNLTVSWWTNIRFEKSFTYDLCRLLKASGCIAVSGGLEVASDRLLQLIDKGVTVEQVALVNRNFTQAGIMVHAYLMYGFPTQTAQETIDSLEMVRQMFEIGIMQSGFWHQFAMTAHSPIGLDPEAFNVINLSTQKGSFANNDLQHKEKSGAVHDKFSFGLKKSLYNYMHGLCFDYDLQDWFEFKIPKTKIAPNYISNVLENETFPVYKSNQKVVWLGTIPRIQHFTKTKKGKVFEKAMIEVHGKSTFLQVEVDKEIGEWFVDFINDLKANAKETTSYQQLKNSFEMVTEQDFEPFLFSKQGQQICDFGLLII; encoded by the coding sequence TTGGAAACACAAATTTTACTTATAACCCCACCATTTACCCAACTAAACACACCATATCCAGGAACTGTTTATTTAAAAGGTTTTTTAAATACTAAAAATATTTTAAGTTATCAGGCCGATTTAGGTATCGAAGTAATTTTAGACTTATTTAGTAAGCAAGGGTTAACCGATTTGTTTGCATATATTGAAGGGAAAAATCAGGTTTTAAACGAAAATTCGCAACGAATTGTAGCTTTAAAAAATAGTTACATTTATAGTATTGATGCAGTTATACAGTTTTTGCAAAGTAAAAATCCAACACTTGCGAATGCAATTGTTCAAGACGATTTTTTGCCACAAGCCAGTCGGTTTTCACAACTTGATGCGTTAGATTGGGCTTTTGGTTCAATGGGTTTTCAAGATCAAGCCAAACACTTAGCAACTTTATATTTAGAAGATTTAGCCGATTTAATTATTGATACTGTTGATGAAGATTTTGGTTTTAGTAGATACGCTGAACGCCTAGGTAGATCTGCTAATTCATTTGATCAGTTATATAAAAAAATAACCGATGAGCCTACGTATATCGATCAAATTACCTTAAAAAAAATAGATGCGCTTGTACAAAAAACAAACCCCAAAATAATTGGTTTTTCAGTTCCATTTCCAGGGAATTTATACAGTGCTTTTCGATGTGCACAACATATAAAAAAACAATATCCGTATATTAAAACGGTTATGGGCGGTGGTTTTCCTAATACTGAATTAAGGTCGATTAATGATGTTCGCGTTTTTAATTTCTTTGATTTTATAAATTTAGACGATGGTGAAGCTCCAACTGAACAACTGATTCGTTTTGTAAACGGAGAAATTTCTGTAAACGATTTAAAACGCACTTTTTTATTAAAAAATGAAGAAGTTGTTTTTATAAATAATCCGCTTATAAAAGACTATAAACAAAAAGAAATTGGTTGCCCCGATTATACTGATATCGATTTATCGCAATACATTTCTGTAATAGAGGTAGTTAACCCAATGCACCGTTTGTGGAGCGATGGCCGTTGGAATAAATTAACAATGGCACATGGATGTTATTGGGGAAAATGTACGTTTTGTGATATATCATTAGATTATATAAAAATTTACGAACCAATTGCGGCTAAAGAAATCGTGGATCGTATGGAACAGTTAATTAAAACAACAAATTCTAACGGTTTTCATTTTGTAGATGAAGCTGCACCACCTGCTTTAATGCGCGAAGTTGCTTTAGAAATTTTAAAACGCAATTTAACTGTTTCGTGGTGGACAAATATTAGATTTGAAAAAAGTTTTACTTATGATTTATGCCGATTGTTAAAAGCGTCGGGTTGTATTGCAGTTTCAGGTGGGCTAGAGGTAGCATCGGACAGGCTGTTGCAATTAATTGATAAAGGTGTTACCGTTGAACAAGTTGCTTTAGTAAACCGTAATTTTACACAAGCAGGTATCATGGTGCATGCGTATTTAATGTATGGTTTTCCTACCCAAACGGCGCAAGAAACAATTGATTCGTTAGAAATGGTACGACAAATGTTTGAAATTGGAATTATGCAATCGGGCTTTTGGCATCAATTTGCTATGACAGCTCACAGTCCAATTGGTTTAGATCCCGAAGCTTTTAATGTAATAAACTTATCTACACAAAAAGGATCTTTTGCAAATAACGATTTACAGCATAAAGAAAAATCAGGTGCCGTACATGATAAGTTTTCATTTGGTTTAAAAAAATCGTTATATAATTACATGCATGGTTTGTGTTTTGATTACGATTTGCAAGATTGGTTTGAATTTAAAATACCTAAAACTAAAATTGCCCCTAATTATATTTCAAACGTTTTGGAAAACGAAACATTTCCTGTTTATAAATCAAATCAAAAAGTTGTATGGTTGGGTACAATTCCAAGAATACAACATTTTACAAAAACAAAAAAAGGAAAGGTTTTTGAAAAAGCAATGATTGAAGTGCATGGTAAAAGTACTTTTTTACAAGTTGAAGTTGATAAAGAAATAGGTGAGTGGTTTGTTGATTTTATTAATGATTTAAAAGCTAATGCAAAAGAAACAACCAGTTACCAACAGCTAAAAAATTCTTTTGAAATGGTAACTGAACAAGATTTTGAACCTTTTTTGTTTTCTAAGCAAGGGCAACAAATTTGCGATTTTGGTTTGTTGATTATTTAA
- a CDS encoding FUSC family protein, translating to MPLAILKHILSSQIIIYTFRCVLGFLVGYLLMLQYPKMELFWTLLSIILVISPEGKDSLKLTIERVRSNFIGSIVGLLCHLVHATNMYVLILGIVITIIICYLFKVMNMSRVAIVAFLIIMLQSHTLGETVAPIFRFATVTFGCFVGLAVTILTSVLIQKLRKVYKIQ from the coding sequence ATGCCCTTAGCTATTTTAAAACACATACTTTCATCGCAAATAATTATTTACACGTTTAGGTGTGTGTTGGGTTTTTTGGTTGGATATCTTTTAATGCTTCAGTATCCAAAAATGGAACTTTTCTGGACACTTCTTTCTATTATTTTAGTGATTTCTCCCGAAGGTAAAGACTCTTTAAAACTTACCATTGAAAGGGTACGATCTAATTTTATTGGTTCAATTGTTGGGCTTTTATGCCATTTAGTACATGCAACCAATATGTACGTTTTAATTTTAGGCATTGTAATAACAATTATTATATGTTACCTTTTTAAGGTAATGAATATGAGTCGTGTAGCAATTGTAGCTTTTTTAATAATTATGCTGCAATCGCATACATTGGGTGAAACTGTTGCTCCTATTTTTAGATTTGCCACAGTAACTTTTGGATGTTTTGTTGGACTTGCTGTTACTATTTTAACATCAGTTTTAATTCAAAAACTTAGAAAAGTTTACAAAATTCAATAA
- a CDS encoding RNA methyltransferase — protein sequence MKKLILDDLNRKNIEEFKQATKTPIIVVLDDVRSLHNIGSFFRTCDAFLIEKIYLCGITATPPNKEIHKTALGATETVDWEYEKDVVALVEQLKADNIKIISLEQVEGSVMLHDFLPENNTKYALFFGNEVKGVNQQVINLSDFVVEIPQLGTKHSLNVSVSGGIVIWDVFQKLQQLSE from the coding sequence ATGAAAAAATTAATCTTAGACGATCTAAATCGAAAAAATATAGAAGAATTTAAACAAGCAACCAAAACCCCAATTATAGTTGTTTTAGACGATGTTAGAAGTTTACATAACATTGGGTCGTTTTTTAGAACATGCGATGCCTTTTTAATTGAAAAAATATATTTATGTGGTATTACTGCAACGCCACCTAATAAAGAAATTCATAAAACGGCACTTGGCGCAACCGAAACTGTTGATTGGGAGTATGAAAAAGATGTAGTTGCTTTGGTTGAACAATTAAAAGCCGATAACATAAAAATTATATCGTTAGAACAGGTTGAAGGTTCTGTAATGTTACATGATTTTTTACCTGAAAATAATACAAAATACGCTTTGTTTTTTGGTAACGAAGTAAAAGGCGTTAACCAACAAGTGATTAATTTAAGTGATTTTGTGGTTGAAATTCCACAGTTAGGTACCAAACATTCTTTAAATGTTTCAGTTAGTGGCGGTATTGTTATATGGGATGTGTTCCAAAAATTACAACAATTAAGTGAATAG